A stretch of DNA from Micromonospora sp. NBC_01813:
CGCCGTTACGCATGCCGCCACCCCCGCACCACGTGGCGCTCCGCCGTACGGGTCGACGCAGTCGCAGACGAGCACCGTCGGTGGGCTGGCGCCGAGCGGGCTGCCGCGCCGGGTTCCCACGCCCGCACCTGGGACCGCTGCCGACGCGGCCCCGGCCGGCGCACCCGACGTGGCACCCGCACCGAGCATGCCGGCGGCACCCTCGTCGCCGGCCCCGCCGGCTGCTCCGGTCGCCGCCGCGGATCAGGCGGCACAGGGTCAGGCGGCACCGGGTCAGGCCACACCGCCCGAGCCGGCCGAGGCCGAAGTGGTCGCCGAAGTGACCTTCGAGCCGGCCAACGACGTCGAACATGATCTGGTGACCGCCGCCGGCGGCGGCGGCAGCAACTCGTTCCTTTCGACGCTGCTGCTCGCCCGGGTGCTCCTACCGGTGGCCGCGTCGTCCAGCGATGGAGCCAGACCGGGCGACGACGGGTTCGTCTGGCGCACCGAGACGGTGGACGACGACACCTTCGTGCTGGTGTTCACCTCACCGGAGCGCATCGCGGACCACTTCGACGCCCCGGTCGAGACGGTCGAGGTGAAGTTCGTCCAGCTGATCCGTCGCTGGCCCGACCCGCAGTGGTCGTTCGTCATCAACCCGGGCACGCCGGTCGGCGCGAAACTGCCCGGCACCGAGATCGTCGGCCTGGCGAGTTGGGCCGCCGAGGTCGGTCTCGGCGCGGAGCCCGACGTCGAGCCGGCCGAGCCGAAGCCGAGCGTGACGGCGACACCGACACCGAAGACGGCGGCGCAACGTCCGGACCCGGACCAGCCGACGATGATGCAGAAGGCCATCGCACCCAGCCAGCTCGACTACTACCTGGAGCGCGGCTACGACCGGGTGTCCGGCTTCGTGCACCGCGCCGGCGAGGTCGCGCACCTGGGCACCGCCAGCAAGCTGCACACGGCACTCGGGCTGGGCTACGCCGGCTCCCCGTTCGACCCAACCGCCGCCGAGGTCTTCGTCCTCCGCTGGCGGGCCTACCGGCCGCATCTCTACCGCATCCCCTACGGCGGGCAGAACGAGGCCGCGATGCGCGCCATGGAAGGCTGGGTCATCGAGCGTACGCCGTTCCGCGGCAACGGATTCGCCCCGGGTGAGAGCAGCGACGTGGTGGCCGAGTTCAAGGTCGACAGCATCCGGTTGCCGCACGGATCGCAGCTGTGGCGGATCACCGACGGCAGTGAGACCCTCGTCGCCCAGCTGGACGCCGACGAGTCGGCCTGGCACCGGGTCAAGGAGGACTGATGCGCGACGGCTACGTCGCCCGCTGGCGTGGGCAGGAGTACGACGCCAGTCCGGACGGTGACCAGGTCCGGATCTACCAGCCGACCGAGGGCGAGGGATTCACCGCGATCCGGCCGGGTCGAGCCGTCCGGGTGGTCCCGATGGCGGAGATCGACGACCTGGCGTACGTGCGCACCACCTGCACCTGGCACGGTCAGCCGTTCGTGGTGCTCGCCAGGCACGACAGCTGGCTGCGGGTCGAGTACACCGGCGGTCGGGCCCCGGTGGCCCAGTCCCTCGGGCTGGATGAGTTCGACTTCGGCGTCTACCAGGGGTGGGCCCCGGCCAATGAAGTCACCGAGCTGCGTGAGCAGCGGGTCTGAGTCGATCCGGCCGCAGCAGAGCTCAGCTCTTCGCCCAGCGCAGCACCTCGCCGAGGACCAACTCGGGCGACTCGACGTGCGGAAAATGCCCGACCGCGTCCAGTAGCCGCCACTCGTACGGAGCGATGACGTACCGCCCCGAACCTTGGGCGGTCCGCGGCAGCACCGCCGGGTCGAGCGCGCCGTGCAGCTGCAGTGTCGGCGTCACGAGCGGCTCCTGCAGCAGCTTGACGAAGCGGTAGCCGTGTAGCCGCAACAGCGAGCGGAACGCCCAGCGGTGTGCTTCCAACGCGCAGAACGATGCCTGCGGGATCTGCATCGCCGTCCGGCACCGCTGTTCGTACTCGGCGAACCGGGAGCCGGTCGTCCAGGCCGGTCCACCCCACTGTCGCAGGAAGCCACCGACCATCGCCGCGTCGTCGCGGGTCAGCAGGTGTTCGTAGCGGGGCAGCTGAAAACGCAGCGACGGGGTGGAAGCGACGAACTGCCCCCGGGGATCGGCGAAGATCGCCGATCGCAGGCGCAGCGGATGCGCGGCGCCGATGACCACCAACCGGCGCACCATCCGGGGATGGAACGCGGCGGTGGTCCAGCCGACCATCCCGCCGAATCCGGCGCCGACGATCGTGGCCGAGCGCTCGCCGAGTGCTCGGATCATGCCGGTGACATCGGCCGCCAAGGTGTAACCGTCGTAGCCGCGAGGCGGCTTGTCGCTGGCCCCGAAACCACGCATGTCCACCGCCACGGCCCGGTAGCCGGCGTCGGCGACCGCCGGGAGCATCTCGTGCCACGCCCACCAGAACTCCGGGAACCCGTGCAGGAACAGAACCAGCGGGCCGGCGCCCGCCTCGACGACGTGGAACCGGCTGCCGTTGGCGCCGACGTACCGATGCTCCCAGGGGCCCTTGTCGAGTACGCAGGACTCGTCCACCCGACCAGCTGCCCCGCCGCGTTGCGCCATGGCCACAGCGTAGGCCGCAGCCGCACCCGCCTGGGGCCAGGACGGAATCGGTACCCGTCCGCGCGGCGATACGGTTGCCGGATGGTTGACGACGACGCTGCCCGGGACCGACCGGAGACCACCGATACCCCCGCACCCGTGATCAGTGTGTCCGGGACACCGGCCGAGTGCGGTGCCGGATACGGCGTGGCAGCAGCCGGGCTGGTCGCCGACAACCTCGAGCGGTACCTGCGGAGGTTCCGCGACGAGGCGGGGCTGAGCCGGGCGGCGGTGCGGATCGCCGGCAGTACGTTCCGCAGCGCCAGCCACGCGGCGCACCCCAGGGTGGCCGAGATGCTGGACGGCCTGGCCGAGGGCGCCGGGGTCGCCGTCGACGAGATCTACGCGCTGAACGCCCGTACCGAACTGTTGTACGGAGCGCGGCCGGACGGCGCCGACGGCGGCTGTACGGCCGCTGGCGTGCTCGGCACCCGTACCCGCGACGGGCATCTGCTGCTCGGCCAGAACTGGGACTGGCACCCCGACCAGCGGGACACCATGGTGTTGCTGCGGACGGTGGACGAGCACGGTGCCGTGGTGCTCACCCTCGCCGAGGCCGGCATGCTGGCCAAGACCGGCCTGAACTCGGCCGGGCTGGGTGTCTGCGTCAACATGCTCGGCAGCGACCGGGACGGGCTGGCCGCCGGCCGGGCACCAGGAGTGCCGTACCACGTGTTGCTGCGCGCGGTGCTCGAAGCCGGCAGCCTCGGCCAGGCGTCCCGGGTGGCGTGCCGCACCACCCGCAACGCGTCGATCAACCTGCTGCTCGGTCAGGCCGGCCCGTACGGTGGCGAGCTGCTCGACCTGGAGGTGGTGCCCGGCGACGTCGGCTGGCTGCACCCGACCGACGGCATCCTCACCCACGCCAATCACCTGGAGTCGGCGCTGTCGGTGCGGGACACGATGAAGAATTTCGGCGGGTCGTCGCTGTTCCGGGCGGCGCGGGCCCGCCGGCTGCTCGTCGACCGGGCCGACCGCGCGCCGGTGGACCTCGCCGACCTGGCCGACGTCTTCCACGACCATCTGGGTCTGCCGCTGGCGATCTGTCGACACCTCGACGAGCGGGACGCCCCGGTCGATCAGGGGGAAACGGTTTTCTCGGTCCTGCTCGACCTCGACAGCCGTCGGCTGGGGCTGGCCGCCGGGCCGCCCTGCCGGCACGAGTACCAGTGGTTCGAGCTGACCGACGTCACCGGATGAGTTCGGCCCGGACCAGCCGCCACGGTTGCCCCGGGCCGCAGTGGATGCGTACGTCGAGCGGCGCGACCCGGACCCGGATCCGTGAGTGCCGGGTCAGTTCGACCGGCTCGTCGCTGTACAGCGAGTGCTCCACGCCGTCGTCGGTGATCAGGCCGTAGCACGGGCCGGTGCCGCCCCGGGTCACCGTGCCCACCAGCCAGTCGCCGGTGATGAGGTCCGAGGGCGTCTTCGGTGGGGTGCCGGGACGAGGTGGGGTCGGCGGTACGGTCTGCGACGGCCCGCCGGTCTGCGACGGCCCGCCGGTCTGCGACGGCCCGCCGGTCTTCGGCGGGCCGCAGCCACCGGCGGTAGCGGCGAGCACCACTGCCGCCGCCAGCACCGCAAGAGTCGATCTGGCTGATGCCATGGGGATGTGACGCCGCCCGGCCGGGCGCAGTTCCCTGCTACCCGGCCGGACGGATCGCACTGGTCAGGAAATCCGGATCTTCATGGTGGTGCCGTCCACCTCGACCACCCGGATCTTGACGCCGATCGCGGGCAGCTTCACCCCGTGGTTCGGCAACTCCTCGAAGTAGTACTTCTTGGTGTCGTCGAACAGCGGCTGCGCGTCCTGGCCCCGGATGTACTGGGGCTGGCTGTTGACGTGCAGCGTGAACGAGTCGGCCTTGGTCAGACTGAACGGCGCGTCGTACACCTGGACCCGGGCCCGCCACGGCGCGCCGGTCAGGTTGTACATCGGCCGTGGCCGCGAGTCGATGTAGAGGTTGCGACCCTCACCCGGATGCACGTTGGTGTTGTTGTCCGCCTGGGAGGTGTCCCAGTACGAGATCAGCAGACCCTCCTGGTACGCGTAGTGGTCCACCAAGTCCGGCTTGGTGGTGCCGTACCCGAAGAAGTACGGGCCGGTCTTGAGGTAACGGTCGTAGGAGACGTACGAGCGGTGACCGGCGATGTAGTAGTTGTCGAACTCACCGGTGGCGCTCGCACCCACCGCCGACCAGCCGCTGAGGGTCCAGTCGCCGTCGCCTTCGGCACCGTCGGTGAAGATGGGCGACCCGTCGGCGGTCACGACGATCTCGTCGCCGAAGAAGCCGCCGTACGCCACCGCGCCGTCGGTGCGGTAGAGCAGCCGGACCAGTACGGCGTCGCCGGCGTAGGCGTCCAGCGGGACGGCGATGTCCACCCACTGGCCACCGGTGGAGCTGTCGATCGCCGGGGTGCCGCTGCCGTCGGTGCCGAACGGGTTGCCGTTGATCGTGCCGTCCAACGAGGTCCAGCTGGTCCCGCCGTCGGTCGACGCCTGGAAGTACAGGTAGTCGTAGTCGTCCTCGATGTCGTACCGCGCCTTCATGGCCAGCGCGGCGGTCGAGGCGCCGGTCAGGTCGAACTCCCTGGTCATCGTGCTGTTCAGGTCGTCGGAGTTGCCGGAGAAGTACTGCAGGTCACCCGCGTACGGCTCGCCGAGCTCGGTGGTGACCTCCTTCTTCGGCAGCACCACCACGACCGCCTGGGCCCGCTTGGTGTTGTACTCCTGCGGTCCGAGGTGCAGGGTGCGTTTCTGGCCGGCCACCACGACCTCGTAGTCCAGCCAGCCGAGCTGGAGTTTGTTCCAGGCACCGAGGTCGCCGGGGCGTTCGCCGATGCCCTGGTCGGTGGCGGCGCCCAGCCGGCTCTGCGCCATCAACGTCCAGTGTTCGTTGTTGTTGTCGCCGCCGCCAGAGGTGTCGTAGTCGTCCGGCAGGCCCAGGTCGTGGGCGTATTCGTGGACGAAGACGCTCAGGCCGCCGTTCTCCGGCTGAATCGTGTAGTCACCGATCCACAGTCCGGTGTCGGCGATCTGGGTGCCGCCGAGCGGGTTGTCGGCCGGGCCGGTCAGCCCAGCGTCGGTGCCGAAGGCGTACCAGCGGTGGCTCCAGATGGCGTCCTCGCCCTGCCACGGGTCGCCGTCCTCCTGGCCGTGGCCGGCGTGCACGATCTGGAAGTGGTCGAGGTAGCCGTCGGGCTCGTTGAAGTCGCCGTCACCGTCGTAGTCGTACCGGTCCCACTTGTCGAACTCGCGCAGCTCGGTGGTGATCTCCTCGTCGGTGCGTCCGAGTGCCCGCTGGTCGACGACCCACTGGTTGGCGGCGTCGCGGACCAGCTGCCAGACGTTGCTGCAGACGTTGCCGCCGCACAGGTCGCGGCCGTAGCGGGCACCGTTGTAGCGGACCTTCACCCAGTCGGTGACGGTGCCGTCCACGCTGTACCGGCCGGAGGACTGGGTCTCGAAGTAGGTCTTGACCGACTCGACACCCTCGCCGGCTCCGAAGTAGAGCTGCCGGTAGTGCTCGGCGGAGTAGTCGGCCTGCCAGACGGTGCTGTTGTTGACCGAGCGGTCCGGCTCGGGGATCTGGTTGTGCAGCGGTCCGTCGAAGGTTTCCGGCCCGGGCCAGCCGGGGTTGCTGTCCACGTCCGGGTAGCTGGGGTGCCGTTCGTCGCCGTACTCGGCCAGGATCACGAAGATCCGGTCGGTGGTCTCGCGCTCCAGCTCGACGTACTGGTCCTTGGCGGCTTTGGTGGTGCCGGCGGCCCGTCCGGCGTCGCTGGTGTCGGGTGTCTGGCCGACCTTGGCGACGGTGCTCACGCCGCGTCGTTCCGGCGTGATCCGCCCGCTGACCACTTCGCTGACCGCACGTTCGCGCAGCTGGCGACGCTTCTCGCCGAGCGGGTTCGGTAGGTCGTCGGTGCTCGGGGCTACGGCTTCGGCAGGAGCAGCCGGTGTGTCCACCGGCGGTGCCGCCATCGCCGTCGCGGGTAGAGCAAAGCTCAGTCCCGAGGCGAGCGACACGGTGAGCATCCCCACCATGACTTTGCGCACCTGGTTACCTCCGGTTCGGGGGATTCCGAGCCGCCACTTGGATGAGTGGGGGCAGGGAGCTCCGGATGATGTGGCCTCGTTTTGTCGGGGCCAACGTGAACCTAGTCACCCGAGGGAACCTCTGTGAAGGTCAATGCGTCGATTTGTTTCACTGACCTGGCTGGATCGCCCTGATATGCAACAAGCGTCGGGCAGCAAGAACGGGCCGGTCCGGTCGCCGTGGCGACCGGACCGGCCCGAAAGATCGACAACCGGCGGTACGGCGGGAGCCGCAACCGCCGGACGCGCGGTGTTCAGTCCTCGTCGGACTTGGTGCCCTGCATCCCGGACGAGATCAGGTCCATCACCGTGGAGTCCTGCAGGGTGGTCACGTCACCGAGGGAACGGTTCTCGGCGACGTCGCGCAGCAGCCGGCGCATGATCTTGCCGGAGCGGGTCTTCGGTAGCTCCGCGACCAGCATGATCTGCCGTGGCTTGGCGATCGGCCCGAGGGTACGGGCGACGTGGTTGCGCAGCTCCTGGATCAACGCCTCGCCGGCCGCGCCGGCGATGTCGGCGCTGCCGCGCGGGATGGCGAACGCGACGATCGCCTGACCGGTGGTCGGGTCCGTCGCGCCGACCACCGCCGCCTCCGCCACCGAAGGATGCGACACCAGGGCCGACTCGACCTCGGTGGTGGAGATGTTGTGGCCGGACACCAGCATCACGTCGTCGACCCGACCGAGCAGCCAGACGTGGCCGTCGGCGTCCTTCTTCGCCCCGTCACCGGCGAAGTACATCTTGTCGAAGCGGGACCAGTAGGTGTCGATGAACCGGTCGTCGTCGCCCCAGATGGTGCGCAGCATCGACGGCCACGGCTCGCGCAGCACCAGGTAGCCGCCGCCACCGTCGGGCACCGAGGCGCCCTGGTCGTCGACCACGTCGGCGCTGACGCCCGGCAACGCCGTCATGGCGCTACCCGGCTTGGTGGCGGTCACCCCGGGCAGCGGCGAGATCATGATCGCCCCGGTCTCGGTCTGCCACCAGGTGTCCACGATCGGGCACCGGTCACCACCGATGTGCTCCCGGTACCACATCCAGGCCTCCGGGTTGATCGGCTCGCCGACGCTGCCGAGCAGCCGCAGCGAACCCAGGTCGTACCCGGCCGGGATGTCCTCGCCCCACTTCATCATGGTGCGGATCAGCGTCGGCGCGGTGTACAGGATGCTGACCTTGTACTTCTGCACCAATTCCCAGAACCGGCCCTTGTGCGGGGTGTCCGGGGTGCCCTCGTACATCAGCTGGGTGGCGCCGTTGGACAGCGGCCCGTACACGATGTACGAGTGCCCGGTGACCCAGCCGATGTCGGCGGTGCACCAGTAGACGTCGGTCTCCGGCTTGAGGTCGAAGACCGCGTGGTGGGTGAACGACGCCTGGGTGAGGTAGCCGCCGGTGGTGTGCAGGATGCCCTTCGGCTTGGCCGTCGTGCCGCTGGTGTAGAGGATGAACAGCGGCTGCTCGGCGTCGAACGGCTGTGCCTCGTGCGCGGTGTCGGCCTTCTCCACCGTCTCGTGCCACCAGTGGTCCTTGTCCGTCCAGGCGACCTCCTCGCCGGTACGGCGGACCACCAGCACGTGCTCGACGGTCGGGCACTTGGCGACCGCCTCGTCGACGGTCGGCTTCAGCGCAGACGGCTTGCCCCGCCGGTAGCCACCATCCGCCGTGATGATCACCTTGGCGCTGGCGTCCTGTACCCGGCTGGAGAGCGCGTCGACGGAGAAACCGCCGAACACCACGTTGTGGGTGGCACCGATCCGGGCGCAGGCCAGCATCGCGACCGCCGCCTCCGGGATCATCGGCAGGTAGATCGCCACCCGGTCGCCGGCGGTCACCCCGAGCTCGGTCAGCGTGTTCGCCGCCTGGCAGGTCATCTGGTGCAACTCGGCGTAGGTGATGGCGCGGGTGTCGCCCGGCTCGCCCTCCCAGCGGATGGCGACCCGGTCGCCGATGCCGGCCGCGACGTGCCGGTCCAGACAGTTGTACGCGACGTTGAGCTGCCCGCCGACGAACCACTTCGCGAACGGCGGATTGGACCAGTCCAGCACCTGGTCCCACTCCTTGGCCCAGTGCAGCCGGCGAGCCTGGGTCGCCCAGAAGGCCAGCCGGTCGCCGGCTGCCTCGTCGTAGGCGGCCGCGGTGACGTTGGCCGCCCCGGCCAGCTCGGCCGGCGGCTCGAACCGGCGATTCTCCTGAAGTAGGTTCTCCAGCGCTTCGCTCATTCGTGGGGCTCCTCACACGTCGCTTGACTTGCTCCGAGGTTAATGTCGTCATCTCCTTGGCACGAGACTTGTCACACACCTGGGTACCCATCTCGCGCCGAGTGGCCACGCCAGCGCGGCGGGCGGTCCGGTCCGTGCTCGTCCGCCGCAGCCGGGCACGTAGCGTAGCGGGGTGACCGACGCCGATCCGCTTGCGCCGCTGCTCGACCTCGCCGACGTGGCACCGGCCCTGCGCCGTGCCCGGGACCAGGTCGACGCGGCGCTGCGGCACCGGGCGTTGCGTCGACACGGCGGGCAGGTCGCCGCGGAGATCAGCCTGCGGTCGGCGGTGGCCAGCGCGGCGCTGGACGGCCACCCCTACCCGCTGGCGGACGTACGGGCCGGCACGGTGACCGACCCCGCCGTACAGGGGGCGCTGCGGGTGGCCGAGGCGGTGCCGGCGTTGGCCGACCGCTGGCCGCTCGCGCCGCGCCAGATCCTCGCCCGGCTGCACGTACTCGCCGCCCGCGACATGGTCGGTGCGGACAGCCTCGGGCGACCCGGCGGGGTGCCGGGCGTCGCGAACCGGATCGACGCCCTGTCGGCGTTGGTCGCCGGCGGCACCTCGGTGCCGGCGCTGGTGGTCGCGGCGGTGGTGCACGCCGAGCTGGTGACGCTGCGGCCGTTCGCCGGGCCGAACGGGGTGGTGGCCCGCGCCGCCGGGCGGCTCACCCTGGTCGCGGCCGGGGTCGACCCCCGTGGGTTGCTCGCCGTCGAGGTCGGCCACCGCGAGCGGGAGCCGGAGTACGTCGGCTCGGCGGGCGCGTTCGCGACCGGTACGCCGGACGGCATCCGGTCCTGGCTGCGGCACTACCTGACGGCGGTGGAGCTGGGGGCGCAGCAGTTGACCGGGGTCGCCGACGAGGTGCTCGCCGCCGCCTGAGCGCTGCCCCCGTTCGGTTGGTGACGTTCGTCAGCTCGAGCTGGCTCTGGCCCGCCGGTGGCGTCCGTACCAGGCGATCCCGATGGCCACCCCGACACCGACGCTCAGCGCGGCGGCCGCGACCGGCACGGCCGGCCGGTCACGCAGCCGCCGACCGAGCGGCACCGGGTGGCGGAACGCCAGGACCGGCCAACCCTGCTCGGTGGCGAGCTTGCGCAACTGCCGGTCCGGGTTGACCGCGGTGGGGTGGCCGACGCATTCGAGCATCGGTACGTCGGTGTAGGAATCGGAATAGGCGTAGCACTCGGCCAGGTCGTATCCGCGCAGCTCAGCCAGCTCGGTGATGCCGGTGGCCTTGGCCGGGCCGGCGGCATAGAATTCGATTTCTCCGCTGTATCGACCGTTCTCCACCGCCATCCGGGTGGCGATCACGTCGGTGACTCCGAGCAGCTCGCCGATCGGGCGCACCATCTCCTCGCCGGAGGCCGACACCAGCACGATGTCGCGCCCCGCGCCCTGGTGTTCCTCGATCAGCGCCGCCGCCTCCGCGTAGACGTACGGGTTGATCAGCTCGTGCAGGGTCTCGGCCACGATCTGGCTGACCTGATCCACCTGCCAGCCCTTGCAGAGCGTGGCGAGGTAGTCCCGGGTCCGGGCCATCGTCTGCTCGTCGGTGCCGCCGAGCCGGAACATCAGCTGCGCGTACGCCGATTTGACGACGTCCCGCCTGGTGATCAGCCCATCGCGGTAGAACGGCCGGCCGAACGCCAAGGCGCTGGACTTGGCGATGACGGTCTTGTCGAGATCGAAAAAAGCGGCGCTGCGGCCCACGACGCGCAAGTCTAGCCGGCCGGCGCGCCGCGCGGTGGTACGCGGGTAGCCTACGACGCCGTAGCTGAGGTAAGCCCGTTCCTGACTCGGAGATCAGTTGCCTGGGTACGCTGACCACTGGTCTGCTCCGTGCCGCCACACGACTCGCGGTAAACACCCCTCGACGCGTGGCGGTCCGCTCAGGCATGCTTGTTTTGTGACACAGTTTCATTTCTAGGCCTGCTCCATCCGGCAGACACTCGGCGGTTGCACCCCCCGTGACCGCTGAGCGAGTTCGGCTCGACCCCCCCGGAGCCGAACTCCAGACGGCCCCCGCCTCCCCCCGGCGGGGGCCGTCGCTTGTCCAGCGACGGGCCCGGCCTGTCCGGCGCGACCCCGCTCGCCCGGCGACCCTGCGCCTGCCTGGCGGTGGCGGTCCGCCGCGTAGCAGATCAGCACTGCCGCCCCGGAGTTATCCACAGGCGCTCCGGTTGTCCACAGCCTTCGTGATCACCCGGGCGTGACCCGCCCGCCGGCCCCACAGTTGCGGCATCGCTCCCCGATCCGCATCCGCAGGAGGCCCTCCGATGCCGCCGCCCCGCACCGACACGCCCCAATCCCGACGCCTGCCGCTGGTCGTCACCGCCGACGAAGGTCTCCTCGACGACCTGCTGCGGCTGGCCGCGCTCGGCGGCACCGATGTCGACCTGGCCGCCGACCCGGTCGCCGCCCGGTCCCGACACAGCGGTGCACCGTTGGTCCTGGTCGGCGTCGACCAGGCCGCCGCCTACCTGCGGGCCCGGCTGCCCCGCCGGCCCCGGCTGGTCCTGGTCGGCCGGGCCGACCAGGACCAGCCCTGGCAGGTCGCGGAGCTGCTCGGCGCGGAGCACGTCGCGATCCTGCCGGCGGCCGAGCCGTGGCTGGTCGACCGGTTCACCGACCTGCACGCCGGCGATCGGGTGCCAGCCGTGGCCATCGGCGTGGTGGGCGGCCGGGGCGGTGCCGGGGCCAGCGTGCTGGCCGGCGGGCTCGCCGTCACCGCCGCCCGTCGCGGGCTGCGTAGCCTGCTGATCGACGCCGACCCGCTCGGCGGCGGGCTTGACCTGGTGCTCGGCTGGGAGCAGCTCGACGGGCTGCGCTGGCCGGCGTTGGCCGACAGCGACGGGCGGCTCGACCCGGCCGCCCTGGCCGGGGCGCTGCCCTCCCGAGGCGACCTGGGCCTGCTCAGCTGGGATCGCGGTGCGCCGCTGCCGCTGCCCGCCAGCACCATGACGGCCGCGATCGACGCCGCCCGCCGGGAGCGCGACCTGATCGTGCTGGACCTGCCCCGGCGGGCGGACGACGCCGCCATCGCTGCCATGCACGCTGCCGATCAGATCTTCGTGCTGGTTCCGGCCGAGTTGCGGGCCACCGCTGCGGCGGCCCGGGTCGTCGCCGGCATCCAGGGGCACTGCCCGAACCTGTCGCTGGTCGTGCGCGGCCCAGCACCGGGGCGGCTCAGCGCCCGGGAGATCGCGCGGTCGCTCAGTCTGCCGTTGGCCGGGGCGCTGCAGTCCGAACCACGGATCAGCCGTGGGTTGGAGCGCGGCGACGCGCCCGGCTCTTCGGGCAGCGGGGCGCTCGCCGAACTGTGTCACCGGATCGTCGCCGGGCTGGCGGACCGGGCGGCGGCATCGTGACGGCCACAGCGGCTGTACATCAGTTGTACAGGGATTGTACGGGCCCCGCCGTATCGTTTCGCCGTCCACACTCCAAGAAGGTGACCACCCGCTACGGCTACTGGCGCGGCGTGGGCAGCATCGCGTCCAACGCCTCGTGCGGGAAGTCGGAAACCATCGTGAGTTCGAGCAAGGACGCCGGTATCACGAGAACCGACTACCTTCCGCCGT
This window harbors:
- a CDS encoding oxidoreductase — its product is MTDADPLAPLLDLADVAPALRRARDQVDAALRHRALRRHGGQVAAEISLRSAVASAALDGHPYPLADVRAGTVTDPAVQGALRVAEAVPALADRWPLAPRQILARLHVLAARDMVGADSLGRPGGVPGVANRIDALSALVAGGTSVPALVVAAVVHAELVTLRPFAGPNGVVARAAGRLTLVAAGVDPRGLLAVEVGHREREPEYVGSAGAFATGTPDGIRSWLRHYLTAVELGAQQLTGVADEVLAAA
- a CDS encoding alpha/beta fold hydrolase, producing MAQRGGAAGRVDESCVLDKGPWEHRYVGANGSRFHVVEAGAGPLVLFLHGFPEFWWAWHEMLPAVADAGYRAVAVDMRGFGASDKPPRGYDGYTLAADVTGMIRALGERSATIVGAGFGGMVGWTTAAFHPRMVRRLVVIGAAHPLRLRSAIFADPRGQFVASTPSLRFQLPRYEHLLTRDDAAMVGGFLRQWGGPAWTTGSRFAEYEQRCRTAMQIPQASFCALEAHRWAFRSLLRLHGYRFVKLLQEPLVTPTLQLHGALDPAVLPRTAQGSGRYVIAPYEWRLLDAVGHFPHVESPELVLGEVLRWAKS
- the acs gene encoding acetate--CoA ligase; amino-acid sequence: MSEALENLLQENRRFEPPAELAGAANVTAAAYDEAAGDRLAFWATQARRLHWAKEWDQVLDWSNPPFAKWFVGGQLNVAYNCLDRHVAAGIGDRVAIRWEGEPGDTRAITYAELHQMTCQAANTLTELGVTAGDRVAIYLPMIPEAAVAMLACARIGATHNVVFGGFSVDALSSRVQDASAKVIITADGGYRRGKPSALKPTVDEAVAKCPTVEHVLVVRRTGEEVAWTDKDHWWHETVEKADTAHEAQPFDAEQPLFILYTSGTTAKPKGILHTTGGYLTQASFTHHAVFDLKPETDVYWCTADIGWVTGHSYIVYGPLSNGATQLMYEGTPDTPHKGRFWELVQKYKVSILYTAPTLIRTMMKWGEDIPAGYDLGSLRLLGSVGEPINPEAWMWYREHIGGDRCPIVDTWWQTETGAIMISPLPGVTATKPGSAMTALPGVSADVVDDQGASVPDGGGGYLVLREPWPSMLRTIWGDDDRFIDTYWSRFDKMYFAGDGAKKDADGHVWLLGRVDDVMLVSGHNISTTEVESALVSHPSVAEAAVVGATDPTTGQAIVAFAIPRGSADIAGAAGEALIQELRNHVARTLGPIAKPRQIMLVAELPKTRSGKIMRRLLRDVAENRSLGDVTTLQDSTVMDLISSGMQGTKSDED
- a CDS encoding C45 family peptidase; protein product: MVDDDAARDRPETTDTPAPVISVSGTPAECGAGYGVAAAGLVADNLERYLRRFRDEAGLSRAAVRIAGSTFRSASHAAHPRVAEMLDGLAEGAGVAVDEIYALNARTELLYGARPDGADGGCTAAGVLGTRTRDGHLLLGQNWDWHPDQRDTMVLLRTVDEHGAVVLTLAEAGMLAKTGLNSAGLGVCVNMLGSDRDGLAAGRAPGVPYHVLLRAVLEAGSLGQASRVACRTTRNASINLLLGQAGPYGGELLDLEVVPGDVGWLHPTDGILTHANHLESALSVRDTMKNFGGSSLFRAARARRLLVDRADRAPVDLADLADVFHDHLGLPLAICRHLDERDAPVDQGETVFSVLLDLDSRRLGLAAGPPCRHEYQWFELTDVTG
- a CDS encoding SseB family protein — encoded protein: MTDWQPATEVEAAMRDALLRQDQERYFQLLAGTELLLPVSAEALAGQVPMGWGTWTTNGRTHVLAFTSPVTLHACLGNNGSSARRVTFAELANTWPNLEWWLAVNPGLPIEGWLPAWFVAQLARGDARLPTRGSQARARATATVPTGHGGGPQSAAGRPGAPTEGYGGDPYGTGRPDFDQPEPEYPAPAPPLAAPTVPAPQGQWPHPDRADADAAVTHAATPAPRGAPPYGSTQSQTSTVGGLAPSGLPRRVPTPAPGTAADAAPAGAPDVAPAPSMPAAPSSPAPPAAPVAAADQAAQGQAAPGQATPPEPAEAEVVAEVTFEPANDVEHDLVTAAGGGGSNSFLSTLLLARVLLPVAASSSDGARPGDDGFVWRTETVDDDTFVLVFTSPERIADHFDAPVETVEVKFVQLIRRWPDPQWSFVINPGTPVGAKLPGTEIVGLASWAAEVGLGAEPDVEPAEPKPSVTATPTPKTAAQRPDPDQPTMMQKAIAPSQLDYYLERGYDRVSGFVHRAGEVAHLGTASKLHTALGLGYAGSPFDPTAAEVFVLRWRAYRPHLYRIPYGGQNEAAMRAMEGWVIERTPFRGNGFAPGESSDVVAEFKVDSIRLPHGSQLWRITDGSETLVAQLDADESAWHRVKED
- a CDS encoding immune inhibitor A domain-containing protein, with protein sequence MGMLTVSLASGLSFALPATAMAAPPVDTPAAPAEAVAPSTDDLPNPLGEKRRQLRERAVSEVVSGRITPERRGVSTVAKVGQTPDTSDAGRAAGTTKAAKDQYVELERETTDRIFVILAEYGDERHPSYPDVDSNPGWPGPETFDGPLHNQIPEPDRSVNNSTVWQADYSAEHYRQLYFGAGEGVESVKTYFETQSSGRYSVDGTVTDWVKVRYNGARYGRDLCGGNVCSNVWQLVRDAANQWVVDQRALGRTDEEITTELREFDKWDRYDYDGDGDFNEPDGYLDHFQIVHAGHGQEDGDPWQGEDAIWSHRWYAFGTDAGLTGPADNPLGGTQIADTGLWIGDYTIQPENGGLSVFVHEYAHDLGLPDDYDTSGGGDNNNEHWTLMAQSRLGAATDQGIGERPGDLGAWNKLQLGWLDYEVVVAGQKRTLHLGPQEYNTKRAQAVVVVLPKKEVTTELGEPYAGDLQYFSGNSDDLNSTMTREFDLTGASTAALAMKARYDIEDDYDYLYFQASTDGGTSWTSLDGTINGNPFGTDGSGTPAIDSSTGGQWVDIAVPLDAYAGDAVLVRLLYRTDGAVAYGGFFGDEIVVTADGSPIFTDGAEGDGDWTLSGWSAVGASATGEFDNYYIAGHRSYVSYDRYLKTGPYFFGYGTTKPDLVDHYAYQEGLLISYWDTSQADNNTNVHPGEGRNLYIDSRPRPMYNLTGAPWRARVQVYDAPFSLTKADSFTLHVNSQPQYIRGQDAQPLFDDTKKYYFEELPNHGVKLPAIGVKIRVVEVDGTTMKIRIS